From the genome of Leptospira yasudae, one region includes:
- a CDS encoding sodium:solute symporter family protein yields the protein MFSIVDWSILFIYLIFAFGAGVLLSPKAGKSLVSYFVADRKLPWWWLGTSMVATTFAADTPLVITGFVAADGISANWFWWSWAIGYMAMTVFFAGKWRRMEVLTDVEFVELRYGGKPATILRMVKAFYLSILVNSIVLGWVFKAMSKITGPFLDWKDLLGADGFAIVQSLWPSFLIFDSLNNTITVLILFLVVIVYSSMGGIQGVILTDLVQFALGMSGAILFAVYAVSSQGGISGLLTKMEEVYPDRHESILSFWPDFQDASLPFTVFLIFVSVQWWAQYYSDGSGYLAQRIHTAKNPKEAEKGSLWFNVANFIVRTWPWVLTALVTLVVFPLHDPTRYFSEGQIVGGDREMGYPILMKLILPSGVLGIVFASLMAAFMSTADTHINWGASYLVNDFYLRFIHPTASDKTLVRVSRIAVVLMSVIAILVATQIQSIASAWKFLLAFASGMGLPQILRWVWWRTNAWTELSGMITALVLSMILYPMFPEVRSEYLLFWVAIGSVIVSITVTLLTPPVPQATLDAFVQRVNPFGFWKGGESKERLEDFQRRIMLWFLGTVALFFGMFSLGYFFLLQFWQGACCLIGFAVFGAVYWKKEFNKNQTE from the coding sequence ATGTTCAGCATCGTCGATTGGTCCATCCTTTTCATCTATCTTATCTTTGCGTTCGGCGCGGGAGTTCTGCTTTCTCCCAAAGCTGGTAAAAGTCTCGTTTCGTATTTCGTAGCCGATCGGAAACTTCCATGGTGGTGGCTCGGAACGTCGATGGTTGCGACAACGTTTGCGGCGGATACTCCGCTCGTGATCACCGGGTTCGTTGCCGCGGACGGGATTTCGGCCAACTGGTTTTGGTGGAGTTGGGCGATCGGTTATATGGCGATGACCGTTTTTTTTGCGGGTAAATGGAGAAGGATGGAAGTTCTCACGGACGTCGAGTTCGTCGAGCTCCGCTACGGCGGAAAACCCGCGACGATTCTTCGGATGGTCAAGGCGTTCTACCTAAGTATATTAGTAAATTCGATTGTACTCGGATGGGTGTTTAAGGCGATGTCAAAGATCACCGGTCCGTTTTTGGATTGGAAGGATCTTCTCGGTGCGGACGGATTTGCGATCGTTCAAAGTTTATGGCCTTCCTTTTTAATATTCGATTCTTTGAATAATACGATTACCGTTCTCATTTTATTTTTGGTCGTGATCGTTTACAGCAGTATGGGAGGAATCCAAGGCGTGATCCTGACCGATCTCGTTCAGTTCGCTTTGGGAATGAGCGGCGCGATTTTGTTCGCCGTGTATGCGGTTTCGAGTCAGGGAGGAATTTCCGGACTTCTCACGAAAATGGAAGAAGTCTATCCTGATAGACACGAATCGATTCTGAGCTTCTGGCCCGACTTTCAGGACGCCTCTCTTCCATTTACGGTTTTTCTAATCTTCGTTTCCGTTCAGTGGTGGGCTCAGTATTATTCGGACGGTTCCGGTTATTTGGCGCAGAGAATCCACACCGCGAAAAATCCGAAAGAAGCGGAAAAGGGTTCTCTTTGGTTCAACGTCGCGAACTTTATCGTTCGAACCTGGCCTTGGGTGTTAACCGCGCTCGTCACGTTAGTCGTCTTTCCTTTACACGATCCGACTAGATATTTTTCCGAAGGACAAATCGTCGGCGGGGACCGCGAGATGGGTTATCCGATTTTGATGAAGCTCATTTTGCCGAGCGGAGTTTTGGGAATCGTGTTCGCCAGTTTGATGGCTGCCTTTATGTCGACGGCCGACACGCATATCAACTGGGGTGCGAGTTATCTGGTAAACGATTTTTATCTGAGATTCATTCACCCGACTGCGAGCGATAAAACTTTGGTGAGAGTCAGTCGAATCGCGGTCGTGCTGATGTCCGTCATTGCGATTTTGGTCGCGACTCAAATCCAATCGATCGCGAGCGCGTGGAAATTTTTGTTGGCTTTCGCTTCCGGTATGGGTTTGCCTCAAATTTTAAGATGGGTTTGGTGGAGAACCAACGCTTGGACGGAACTTTCCGGAATGATCACGGCACTCGTTTTATCCATGATTTTGTATCCTATGTTTCCCGAGGTTCGATCGGAATATCTTTTGTTCTGGGTTGCGATCGGTTCGGTGATCGTTTCGATCACGGTGACTCTTTTGACTCCTCCGGTTCCGCAGGCAACGTTAGACGCCTTCGTCCAGAGGGTCAATCCGTTCGGATTTTGGAAGGGCGGCGAAAGCAAAGAAAGGCTCGAGGATTTTCAAAGAAGAATCATGCTTTGGTTTTTGGGAACCGTCGCTTTGTTTTTCGGAATGTTCTCTTTAGGATATTTCTTTCTGCTGCAGTTTTGGCAGGGAGCTTGTTGTCTGATCGGTTTTGCGGTTTTCGGCGCGGTCTATTGGAAAAAAGAATTCAACAAGAATCAAACGGAATAA
- a CDS encoding aspartate kinase, with the protein MANIIVQKYGGTSVGTPERIQNVARRIKSYHDKGQQVAVVVSAMGHTTDELVDLASKISANPPKREMDMLLSTGEQISTALLAMALWEIGVPATSFTGSQIKLLTDGNFSNAKIKEIDRSKIDNAFKEGKVVIIAGFQGIDADENITTLGRGGSDTSAVAVAAVLGAKECEIYTDVDGVYTADPRVVPNAKKHTQITYEEMLELASLGAGVLHSRSVELGMNYDVVIHVRSSFNENQGTLVVSEDKIMEKLKVSGVTAKSDQARITIAGVPDKPGLAAGLFGELSSKHILVDMIVQSSPHNGINTISFTIPKKDVLEAKPILQGFSKSHNAKEPEINESIAIVSAVGVGMKSHVGVAAGMFKALADNGINIEMISTSEIKISCVIPEDQAKVAINKIHDVFGLSA; encoded by the coding sequence ATGGCAAATATCATCGTTCAAAAATACGGCGGAACTTCCGTGGGGACCCCGGAAAGAATCCAGAACGTTGCAAGAAGAATCAAATCCTATCACGACAAAGGCCAGCAAGTCGCCGTTGTCGTATCCGCGATGGGACATACCACGGATGAACTCGTGGATCTCGCGAGTAAAATTTCCGCAAACCCTCCCAAACGGGAAATGGACATGCTCCTCTCGACGGGCGAGCAGATTTCCACAGCGCTCCTCGCCATGGCTCTCTGGGAAATCGGAGTTCCGGCAACTTCGTTTACGGGCTCTCAAATCAAACTTCTGACGGACGGAAATTTCTCGAACGCAAAGATCAAAGAAATCGATCGATCCAAAATCGATAACGCATTCAAAGAAGGTAAGGTCGTCATCATCGCGGGATTCCAAGGAATCGACGCGGACGAAAACATCACCACTCTGGGAAGAGGCGGTTCCGACACTTCCGCGGTCGCGGTCGCAGCGGTTTTAGGCGCGAAAGAATGTGAAATTTATACGGACGTGGACGGAGTTTATACGGCCGATCCGAGAGTCGTTCCGAACGCAAAAAAACATACGCAGATCACTTACGAAGAGATGCTCGAATTGGCGAGCTTGGGTGCGGGAGTTCTCCATTCCAGAAGCGTGGAGTTGGGAATGAATTACGACGTGGTCATTCACGTTCGCTCCAGCTTCAACGAAAACCAAGGAACGCTCGTAGTAAGCGAGGACAAGATTATGGAAAAATTAAAAGTCAGCGGAGTCACCGCAAAAAGCGATCAAGCAAGAATCACAATCGCGGGGGTTCCCGACAAACCGGGATTAGCCGCGGGGCTTTTCGGAGAACTGAGTTCCAAACACATTCTCGTGGACATGATCGTCCAGTCTTCTCCGCATAACGGAATCAATACGATCTCCTTTACGATTCCGAAAAAGGACGTTCTCGAAGCGAAGCCGATCCTTCAGGGATTTTCAAAGTCTCACAACGCGAAAGAACCGGAAATCAACGAAAGTATCGCGATCGTTTCCGCGGTCGGGGTCGGAATGAAATCGCACGTGGGAGTTGCAGCGGGAATGTTCAAAGCGCTCGCGGACAACGGAATCAACATCG